GTGTTGGGAAACAACAAGCTCAGTGGAAAGAGTACGGTCGAATTCGACTGTACTCTCAAAGATGAAATTAGATCGTGTTTCGCTAATTTCTTTATACCCGTGACAAAGAAGTTTCAAACAAACTTTATCGCTGGTAGCCCGTGACGAACCACCATGCCGCACGGTAATGACTCTGGCTGACACAACCGCTGTGATTTAGGTACAAACTGAGAGGACATTTGCAAAGATTCTGGGAACACTTTTCAACCAAGATTTTTGCGTATTACGATTATGGAAGATTTGAAAATCGGAGTTATCGGTTCCGGCGGACGAGGCATTATCGCCTCTCATGCTCATCGTCCCGGCGAAGGTTCGCGTGTCATCGCGTGTTGCGATCTCAACCCGCAGACGCTCGAACGCAACAAAGAAGCCTACGGCTGCGACCTGTATGTCACCCACGACTATCAGGAACTTTTAAAGCAGGATATTGATGCCGTCTTCGTGACAACCCCCGATTTTCTTCACGAGGAAATGGCGATTGCAGCACTTCAAGCTGGTAAAGCGACGTATCTCGAAAAGCCTCTCGCAATTTCCACCGAAGCGTGCGACCGCGTATTGCACGCCGCCGTCGAATCGAAAACGCGCCTTTATCTCGGCCATAATATGCGCCACATGCCGTTCGTGCGCAAGATGAAAGAACTCATCGACGCCGGTGCTATCGGCGAAGTGAAGACGGCGTGGTGCCGGCATTTTGTCGGCAACGGCGGCGATTATTATTTCAAAGATTGGCACGCCGAGCGCCATTATTCAAACGGGCTTTTGCTGCAGAAAGCGGCGCACGATATCGATGTTTTGCACTGGCTTTGCGGCGGTTATACGCAGCGCGTCAATGCGCTCGGTTCGCTCATGGTTTACGGCGACATTTCCAATCGCGCCCCCGCTAAGGCTGCGCCGACTAAGCCCGACTTCGATACTCTCGCCGGCTTTCACTGGCCGCCCGCGACACAAAACCGCTTGAACGCCACAATCGACGTGGAAGATGTTTCGATGATGCAAATGCAGTTGGACAACGGCGTTCTCGCCTCCTATCAACAGTGTCACTTTACGCCCGACTACTGGCGCTCTTACACGGTTATTGGCACCCAGGGCCGATTAGAGAATTTTGGAAATGAAGGCGACGGCACCTGCATCAAAGTGTGGAACCAGCGCAAACAGGGTTACAATGCACCGGATGAAGTGCATATGATCGGTAATTCTGGCGGCGAACACGGCGGCGCCGATCCGGTCATTGTCGCTGAATTCGTGGGTTTTGCGCGCGAAGGTGGGCACACCGAAACGTCACCGCTCGCCGCGCGCCACAGCGTTGCAGCCGGTTGCGCGGCCACGTATTCACTGCGAAGCGGCGGCGTGCCTGTTGATGTCGCGCCTGTCACTGCCGAAATTGCTGCCTATTTCGGGTAAAAACCAATGAGCCAAAAAATTTCGCTGGCGGTGCCCGAAACCGCCCCAACCGAAGTCACGCACCGCCCGCGTCCAGTGACACAAAAGCAGATTGCCGAGCGCGTCGGAGTGACGCAGCAATTGGTGGCTTTGGCACTCAAAGATAGCCCGAATGTCGCCGAGGCAACGCGCGAAAAAATCCTCGCCGTGGCACAGGAACTCGGTTACAGTTCGCGCGCCAATCGCCCTGCCCGCGCCATGGCAGCGGCGCGTCACGGTACGCGCGTTCGCAACGACATTCTGGCCGTTGTTTTCGAGGCCATGCCCAACGCCCCGACAATGGCAACGCCGTATTTTATGCCACTTGTAGACGGCATTGAAATCGAAGCCGGCGAACGCCAAATCGACCTTTTTCTGGTGCGCAAAAGCCCGGCAGGTTTGCCCTGGCTCATCACCGAAGGCTGGGTCGATGGTGTTATTCTTCTGGGCTCACATTCTTCGGCGGGGCAACTGGGCGAGTTGAACTTACCGGTAATGACGCTCGGTTCACATCTGCCGGGAACTTCGGGTATTACTCCGCAAGATGAGCAAGGTACCCAAAGCGCGACTCAGCATCTCATTGAACTCGGCCATCGGCGTATCGCGTATCTGGGACCGCATCTCGATTGGGCTTCGGCCCAGCCGCGCCTCGATGGTTACCTCAGTGCGCTTCGCGCGGCGGGCATCTCGGTTGAAACCGACCTGATTGAAATGACACTTGAAGAACCACTCGAACCGTACGGACGCGATGGTATGGCGCGCCTGCTCGAACGCGGCGACTTCACGGCTCTTGTTTGTCACAACGACCCGATTGCCATGGGCGCGATTCGTCTGGCGCAGGAAAACGGCATTTCCGTCCCCGAAGAATTAAGCGTGACCGGCTTCGACGACATTTCCGTCGCTGCCGACTTTTCGCCGGCCATTACTTCGGTCAGTTTTTCCAGCCTCGAAATGGGACGCGCCGCCGTTCGCATGGTGCTCGACGACCCGTTTCAGGTGCGCCACGAGCAGTTTCCTATCGAGTTGCATCTGCGCGAGAGTACGGCGGTTTTCAAAGAAGTAGCCCGTTAAACAGGTTGCAATCAGAACAAAAAGAGTACGGTCGAAATCGACCGTACTCTTTGTTTTACGATTCAACTGCGTGTCATGGTGAATCGGCATCGGCGGGCGTTAACCAGTGCTGGAACCAGCCTAACGTGAGCATCTGGCTGTAATGCGGCACATCATGCCCTGCGCCGAAGAGAAGTTGAGAGAAGCCTTGCGGTGCTCCTGTCACCTCCCACAACGCATTGAGTTGCAACCCCACTTCCGGCAGTGTTTCGTTGTTGCCATACATCGTATCGGTCATGCCGGAGATATTGAGAAACGCACGCGGCGCGATGAGAGCGGCAAACTCGTGCATCTCAACCGGAAGCAGACCGCCCTTCTTTTTCTGCTCATCGAAGATTGCGCGCAGCTTGGGAATGTGGACATACCATTTATCGCGCGAAAATTCATAGCGCTGCGGGTTGTCCTGCCACGTCGTCAGCCCGCAACTGGAAACGGCGGCGCGAATTCGCTCATCGAACGCCGCTGAGAAAATCGAGCCGTAACCACCGAGCGAATGCCCTACGCAGCCGATGCGCGTGGCATCGACTTCGCGAACGGTTTGCAAAATATCGAGCGCGCGAGAACTGTCCCAAACCGCCTTCCCAACAGCAGACCAGTTGGGATGGCGCTTGTAGAACTCCGCCGTGTCATACGAATCGGCGCCTTCTGCTAATCGCTCGCCGCTCGCCAGATGATCGGGCGCGAGAACGATGAAACCATTGCGCGCCAGCAATCGCCCGTAATCACGGCCTTCTTTACCAGCACCGAGCTGGGTGTCTTTGGCTTCGACGGCAGTACCATGCAAGCACAGCACTGCCGCCGCTTTTCCAGCCTTATTTCGGAGTCGTTTCTTTGACGGTGGAATCAGTAAATACGCGCGTACTTCCTCGCCCGGTTCGACGAGATACGAAATCCTGAGCTGACGATACTCTTTGGTCTTGATTTCTTCGAGGACTTGGTAGCGTGGCGCAGGAACGATTTTTTGCGCTGGTTCACCCAGCAAATCCAGCAATCTGGCGCGCGTTTTCTCCCGCTTTGCTTTCCACGCTTTGGCAGTTTTGATGTCCGGCTCATTGCTCGTTTCCGGGTGGT
This genomic window from Abditibacteriaceae bacterium contains:
- a CDS encoding Gfo/Idh/MocA family oxidoreductase, which translates into the protein MRITIMEDLKIGVIGSGGRGIIASHAHRPGEGSRVIACCDLNPQTLERNKEAYGCDLYVTHDYQELLKQDIDAVFVTTPDFLHEEMAIAALQAGKATYLEKPLAISTEACDRVLHAAVESKTRLYLGHNMRHMPFVRKMKELIDAGAIGEVKTAWCRHFVGNGGDYYFKDWHAERHYSNGLLLQKAAHDIDVLHWLCGGYTQRVNALGSLMVYGDISNRAPAKAAPTKPDFDTLAGFHWPPATQNRLNATIDVEDVSMMQMQLDNGVLASYQQCHFTPDYWRSYTVIGTQGRLENFGNEGDGTCIKVWNQRKQGYNAPDEVHMIGNSGGEHGGADPVIVAEFVGFAREGGHTETSPLAARHSVAAGCAATYSLRSGGVPVDVAPVTAEIAAYFG
- a CDS encoding LacI family DNA-binding transcriptional regulator, whose protein sequence is MSQKISLAVPETAPTEVTHRPRPVTQKQIAERVGVTQQLVALALKDSPNVAEATREKILAVAQELGYSSRANRPARAMAAARHGTRVRNDILAVVFEAMPNAPTMATPYFMPLVDGIEIEAGERQIDLFLVRKSPAGLPWLITEGWVDGVILLGSHSSAGQLGELNLPVMTLGSHLPGTSGITPQDEQGTQSATQHLIELGHRRIAYLGPHLDWASAQPRLDGYLSALRAAGISVETDLIEMTLEEPLEPYGRDGMARLLERGDFTALVCHNDPIAMGAIRLAQENGISVPEELSVTGFDDISVAADFSPAITSVSFSSLEMGRAAVRMVLDDPFQVRHEQFPIELHLRESTAVFKEVAR
- a CDS encoding alpha/beta fold hydrolase → MILKPQNEKTIRHVLANHPETSNEPDIKTAKAWKAKREKTRARLLDLLGEPAQKIVPAPRYQVLEEIKTKEYRQLRISYLVEPGEEVRAYLLIPPSKKRLRNKAGKAAAVLCLHGTAVEAKDTQLGAGKEGRDYGRLLARNGFIVLAPDHLASGERLAEGADSYDTAEFYKRHPNWSAVGKAVWDSSRALDILQTVREVDATRIGCVGHSLGGYGSIFSAAFDERIRAAVSSCGLTTWQDNPQRYEFSRDKWYVHIPKLRAIFDEQKKKGGLLPVEMHEFAALIAPRAFLNISGMTDTMYGNNETLPEVGLQLNALWEVTGAPQGFSQLLFGAGHDVPHYSQMLTLGWFQHWLTPADADSP